Proteins encoded within one genomic window of Elusimicrobiota bacterium:
- a CDS encoding GNAT family N-acetyltransferase, with protein MSTAAPPRPELQCWQSVSRGRRALIRLATPADASRIRGLYREIYHGRYPLSIIYDLHETVESLHKDNYFWFVSEVNRQIVGSVIFCLDPEIQLAKVFGGVVRPEFRGFGLTEKAMSLGLRHLVEETQCAQSVYATARTVSPAPQKLLRKLGFRELGIFPNVRKIDNYETHCLTAYFKEGALGRRIARPRLPLLLKPFYDIVRRSTGIEDAQWRDIRISPPSPWGEAELGFELIEAKNFILSRWNKLKAEDKLRMQFFPFHEPNLMLVTEDQAAEIYIHYSKPDHHAVIIGGHESVPDLARLLNAVGLFLEEHGVRYLELLADAYHPGIIQKVMEARFLPSAYYPAMRWKHGKGRDYIVFSKTFTILDFKHIAARGLFSEYLREYFRLWKSLYIDF; from the coding sequence ATGAGCACTGCGGCTCCGCCCCGGCCCGAGCTGCAGTGCTGGCAGTCCGTGAGCCGAGGCAGAAGGGCCCTGATTCGCCTGGCCACACCGGCGGACGCCTCGCGCATACGCGGCTTGTACCGCGAGATATACCACGGCCGCTATCCTCTCAGCATCATTTACGATCTTCACGAGACGGTCGAGTCCCTCCACAAGGATAACTACTTCTGGTTCGTGAGCGAGGTCAACCGGCAGATCGTGGGCTCGGTGATTTTCTGCCTCGATCCTGAGATACAGTTGGCGAAGGTCTTCGGCGGGGTGGTGCGCCCCGAATTCCGAGGCTTTGGCCTCACCGAGAAGGCCATGTCCCTGGGCCTCAGGCACCTGGTGGAAGAAACCCAGTGCGCCCAGAGCGTCTATGCCACCGCGCGCACGGTGTCTCCCGCTCCGCAGAAGCTTCTGCGCAAGCTCGGCTTCAGGGAGCTCGGCATTTTCCCCAACGTGCGCAAGATAGACAACTACGAGACCCATTGCCTGACCGCCTATTTCAAGGAGGGGGCCTTGGGCCGGCGCATCGCCCGGCCCCGCCTGCCGCTTCTTCTAAAGCCCTTCTACGACATCGTGAGGCGCTCGACCGGGATCGAGGACGCGCAATGGCGCGATATCCGCATTTCTCCGCCGTCGCCGTGGGGGGAGGCCGAGCTGGGCTTCGAGCTCATCGAGGCCAAGAACTTCATTCTCTCCCGCTGGAACAAGCTCAAGGCCGAGGACAAGCTTCGCATGCAGTTCTTCCCTTTCCATGAGCCCAACCTCATGCTCGTCACCGAGGACCAAGCCGCGGAGATATACATCCATTACTCCAAGCCCGACCACCACGCCGTCATCATCGGCGGGCACGAGAGCGTGCCGGATCTTGCCCGCCTTCTCAACGCCGTCGGCCTCTTCCTCGAGGAGCACGGGGTGCGCTACTTGGAGCTCCTGGCCGATGCCTACCATCCCGGGATCATCCAGAAGGTCATGGAGGCGCGGTTTCTGCCCAGCGCCTATTACCCGGCCATGCGCTGGAAGCACGGCAAGGGCCGCGACTACATCGTCTTCAGCAAGACCTTCACCATCCTCGACTTCAAGCACATCGCCGCCCGCGGCCTCTTTAGCGAGTACCTGCGCGAGTACTTCCGCCTCTGGAAGTCTTTGTACATAGATTTCTAA
- a CDS encoding methylcrotonoyl-CoA carboxylase, protein MSREGAVDTPAIATRVNRDSSDFAENLRYHETLLEDLKARLAEAGRGGPDGAVALHRGRGKLTARERVERLVDPGSFLLELSPMAAFGMHNNEVPGAGIITALGVVSGRLCVIAANDATVKGGTYYPETIKKHLRAQEIALQNRLPCLYLVDSGGVFLPKQADVFPDKEHFGRIFYNQALMSSLGIPQISVVMGMCTAGGAYVPAMSDECVIVRGNGTIYLGGPPLVKAATGEESTPEELGGGEMHSRVSGVTDHLADNDEEALRLCRSIVANLNARPFNRGEGEEPLYPASDLYGLVHRDLRRPCDVAEIVARLVDGSRFHFFKSLYGQTMTCGFGRIMGRPVGILGNRGVLFSEAALKGAHFIELCSQRKIPIVFLQNITGFMVGKDYEQGGIIKHGAKLVQAVSTAAVPKVTVVTGSSNGAGNYAMCGRAYNGRFLFTWPNSRVSVMGADQAAQVMTIIKREQLKRQDKELSSEDEEKIAAPIRAQYESEGHPYYGTARLWDDGIIEPAHTRQILAFCLEAASYAPEESPRYPVFRM, encoded by the coding sequence ATGTCCAGGGAAGGGGCCGTCGACACTCCCGCCATAGCAACCCGCGTAAACCGAGACAGTTCCGACTTCGCGGAAAACCTCCGCTACCACGAGACCCTGCTCGAGGACTTGAAGGCGCGGCTGGCCGAGGCTGGTCGGGGAGGCCCCGATGGCGCCGTGGCCCTGCACCGGGGGCGCGGCAAGCTTACGGCCCGGGAGCGCGTGGAGCGCCTGGTGGACCCGGGCTCGTTCCTTCTTGAGCTTTCCCCCATGGCCGCTTTCGGCATGCATAATAATGAGGTGCCGGGGGCAGGCATCATCACGGCCTTGGGGGTGGTCTCGGGCAGACTATGCGTGATCGCGGCCAACGACGCCACGGTCAAGGGCGGCACCTATTACCCAGAGACCATCAAGAAGCACCTGCGCGCCCAGGAGATCGCCCTGCAGAACCGCCTTCCCTGTCTCTACCTCGTGGACTCGGGCGGGGTCTTCCTGCCCAAACAGGCCGACGTTTTCCCGGACAAGGAGCATTTCGGGCGCATCTTCTACAACCAGGCCCTCATGTCCTCTTTGGGGATACCGCAGATCTCGGTGGTCATGGGAATGTGCACGGCGGGCGGGGCCTACGTTCCCGCCATGTCGGACGAGTGCGTGATCGTGCGCGGCAACGGGACCATCTACTTGGGCGGCCCGCCTCTGGTCAAGGCGGCCACTGGCGAGGAGTCCACCCCCGAGGAGTTGGGCGGGGGGGAGATGCACTCCCGCGTGTCGGGAGTCACCGACCATCTGGCCGACAACGACGAGGAGGCCCTGCGCCTCTGCCGCTCGATCGTGGCCAACCTCAACGCCCGCCCCTTCAACCGTGGAGAGGGCGAGGAGCCCCTTTACCCTGCCTCGGACCTCTACGGCCTGGTGCATCGGGATTTGCGCCGCCCCTGCGACGTAGCGGAAATCGTGGCGCGCCTGGTCGACGGCAGCCGCTTCCACTTCTTCAAGTCCCTGTACGGCCAGACCATGACCTGCGGCTTCGGCAGGATCATGGGCCGGCCGGTGGGGATATTGGGCAACCGCGGGGTGCTTTTCTCCGAGGCGGCCTTGAAGGGCGCGCACTTTATCGAGCTCTGCTCCCAGCGCAAGATCCCCATCGTATTCCTGCAGAACATCACGGGCTTCATGGTGGGCAAGGACTACGAGCAGGGGGGGATCATCAAGCACGGGGCCAAGCTCGTCCAGGCCGTCTCCACCGCGGCGGTTCCCAAGGTCACGGTGGTGACCGGCTCCTCCAACGGCGCTGGCAATTACGCCATGTGCGGCCGGGCCTACAACGGCCGTTTTCTCTTCACATGGCCTAACTCCCGGGTCTCGGTCATGGGTGCCGACCAGGCGGCCCAGGTCATGACCATCATCAAGCGCGAGCAATTGAAGCGTCAGGACAAGGAGCTTTCCTCCGAGGACGAGGAGAAAATCGCAGCCCCCATCCGCGCCCAATACGAGTCCGAGGGCCATCCCTACTACGGCACGGCCAGGCTTTGGGACGACGGGATCATCGAGCCGGCCCACACTCGGCAAATCCTGGCGTTTTGCCTGGAGGCCGCGTCCTACGCCCCGGAGGAGTCGCCGCGCTACCCCGTTTTCCGCATGTGA
- a CDS encoding enoyl-CoA hydratase/isomerase family protein, whose product MMEYRHIEVSSHPRRVGVSVVALKRPEVRNAMDDNTLRELSRAFGELSRRKDLRAVVVRGEGPDFCAGADIAWMRRAGTLKPAQSRKDARLLVDMCLAVEGCPVPVIAAVQGGVYGGGLGLAASCDIVVAADNSKMCFSECRLGIIPAVISCFVIPKIGEVAARRYYLTAEAFGAEKARELGIVHEVVPEFALEERVEALLDSILKNGPQAVRQAKAMLHKFPALPFEKRVTLVLSTLTRLRSSPEGQEGLSAFLEKRPPAWTLP is encoded by the coding sequence GTGATGGAGTACCGCCATATCGAAGTCTCTAGCCACCCTCGACGCGTCGGCGTCTCGGTGGTCGCCCTCAAGCGCCCGGAAGTCCGCAACGCCATGGACGACAACACCTTGCGCGAGCTCTCCCGCGCCTTCGGCGAGCTGTCGAGGCGCAAGGACCTGCGCGCCGTGGTCGTGCGCGGCGAGGGGCCCGACTTTTGCGCCGGAGCCGACATCGCCTGGATGCGCCGGGCCGGGACCTTGAAGCCCGCGCAAAGCCGCAAGGACGCTCGGCTCCTCGTGGACATGTGCCTGGCCGTGGAAGGCTGCCCCGTTCCCGTCATCGCCGCGGTCCAGGGAGGGGTGTACGGGGGGGGGCTGGGCCTGGCCGCCTCCTGCGACATCGTGGTGGCGGCAGACAACTCTAAGATGTGCTTCTCCGAGTGCCGGTTGGGGATCATCCCGGCCGTGATCTCGTGCTTTGTCATCCCCAAGATCGGCGAGGTCGCGGCCCGGCGTTATTACCTCACGGCCGAGGCCTTCGGCGCGGAAAAAGCCCGAGAGCTTGGCATCGTCCACGAGGTCGTCCCGGAGTTCGCCTTGGAGGAGAGGGTCGAGGCCTTGCTCGACTCGATTTTAAAGAACGGTCCGCAAGCGGTGAGACAGGCGAAAGCCATGCTCCACAAATTCCCGGCCCTCCCCTTTGAGAAGCGCGTAACTCTTGTCCTTTCCACCTTGACGCGCCTGCGCTCCTCTCCGGAGGGCCAGGAGGGCCTTTCGGCCTTCCTCGAAAAACGTCCTCCGGCTTGGACCTTGCCCTAA
- a CDS encoding hydroxymethylglutaryl-CoA lyase — protein sequence MPDAQTLPLPRLVEVGPRDGLQNEKASVPLAAKAAFIDALSESGLMEIEAGAFVSPKAVPQMADSEAVFSAIKRKKGVIYSALVPNEEGLDRALAAKADKIAVFTAASEAFNRRNINASVAESMERFKPVVERAKKSGLAVRAYVSTAFHCPYEGSIAAEKVWPVAETLLAMGVDELSIGDTIGKASPFEVRALLNLLLKKIAPERIFLHFHDTYGMAVANALTAWQEYKISGFDSSAGGLGGCPYAPGASGNVATEDLLFAFSSCRAAMGPDLGKVRAAARALEPHLGRGLSSHLGKINS from the coding sequence ATGCCCGACGCCCAAACCCTGCCCCTTCCCCGCCTGGTGGAAGTCGGGCCGCGGGACGGCCTGCAGAACGAGAAGGCTTCTGTTCCCCTGGCCGCCAAGGCCGCCTTCATAGACGCTCTTTCGGAATCGGGCCTCATGGAAATCGAGGCCGGGGCCTTCGTCTCGCCCAAGGCCGTGCCCCAGATGGCCGACTCGGAGGCGGTGTTTTCGGCCATCAAGCGCAAAAAGGGCGTCATTTACTCGGCTTTGGTGCCCAACGAGGAGGGCTTGGACCGCGCCTTGGCCGCCAAGGCCGACAAGATCGCGGTATTCACCGCGGCCTCCGAGGCCTTCAACCGGCGCAACATCAATGCGAGCGTCGCCGAGTCCATGGAAAGATTCAAGCCCGTGGTGGAGCGCGCCAAAAAATCCGGACTTGCGGTCAGGGCCTACGTTTCGACCGCCTTCCACTGTCCCTACGAGGGTTCGATCGCGGCCGAGAAAGTCTGGCCCGTGGCCGAGACCTTGCTCGCCATGGGCGTGGACGAGCTTTCCATAGGAGACACCATCGGCAAGGCCTCGCCCTTCGAGGTGCGCGCACTCCTGAACCTTCTCCTGAAAAAAATCGCTCCGGAGCGGATTTTCCTCCATTTCCACGACACTTACGGCATGGCGGTGGCAAACGCCTTGACCGCCTGGCAGGAGTACAAGATCTCGGGTTTTGATTCCTCGGCCGGAGGCCTGGGAGGCTGTCCCTACGCCCCCGGAGCGAGCGGCAACGTCGCCACCGAGGACTTGCTTTTCGCCTTCTCCTCCTGCCGGGCCGCCATGGGTCCGGACCTAGGCAAGGTGAGGGCCGCGGCCCGGGCGCTCGAACCCCATCTGGGGCGCGGCCTCTCCTCCCATCTCGGCAAGATCAACTCCTGA